In Botrytis cinerea B05.10 chromosome 6, complete sequence, the following proteins share a genomic window:
- the Bctho2 gene encoding Bctho2: MAPAGKRKRNDRNSVDQGEPRPSPHRPGNTSLGQHEREFGMREGGNRRSSRGGQGNQGGGRGRRNDGRISNNPNNSSNASNPSNLSIATRATPTPGPMSPPARPSSASHTTPAQTPAQTPTPMNTNDMISPSWNPDPAPFDYVFLTDDQMSSWTTNGRQEVVEKGIQARQDEDTMDLATVFQEFIRATLDGRIDGADAGNCIKEILGPDTSPVDNVPGTLEPQALFLDSLSMMFELEDLKTPNTALRTFVFSTGISAMVMRQKLDATLLLNLGLTRDTFTRMGIRQATHLLYRQANYNLLREETEGYSKLVTELFTTSGSEPPSSEVVEDAFEKVKGLIGTFDLDVGRVLDITLDVFAAVLIKQFRFFIKFLRVSSWWPRSGEFDKIPRCGGLPPWALPSAPGWTSTDEEEEIATSQRLERDKLFWDRARDVGIEAFFELGGRQPVDAETKQRLLEEDDAKLDEDYQWIKATGTYPPSGNRTAAQLLGFKLRFYASAARDNEDVLPANLIYLTALLIKIGFISLKDLYPHLWPLDEDMEAVRDAKMKEIEEKEKASRGGTMNALMMAGALVDDTLPNGGRTRDVATTKSDASGKPTSEVDEKDKLNEPSDQKVQLLTCLLTIGAIPEALFILGRFPWLPEAYPELLDLIHRILNHSIQHVFDLSRPSTSAVPDCPSKKVLDPDQTGMPKGSIRLFALPPRKQLRWPFPDKFDTNDNNAYRFYWDEWADNVPVCQTVDDIFTLCGSLLNYSGVNIGKDASLLSKLARIGTQSLAEDRSTQNFDRWQDLLKRLLVPALSLTKANTSIVNEVYGMLRFYPLSVRYSIYAEWFEGQISRLPPMRAAFAKTKSETISTMKRISMTNLTVMARALAKIAYASPGIVFSVALGQIEAYTNLTEVVVECGKYFTDLGYDVLVWSLLSSLGGKDRNRNDAEFALLPSRWLLALSRFSGKVFRRYSIMNLIPLIQYVNDQLHRGNSTDLVILKELISQMSGIVPDTDFTDAQLAAMTGGELLRRQTLINLQDKRYESLKTAKRLMRGLTDTKLGGQLLLSIAQHRQSAIYNVSDDEAPIKLLATMIDDTQMILFQYLDLLRSNLSIEEFDDLVPGISELMKDFGLDPTLAFMIGRPSISHHVSKLLSSNVNGNSKSSPSLVESIATEVDAEGDVGMSGDDTNPAVKESIAANGTSTPHDDVQMSDVKGGDSPSETAATETDSLHDLLQPYIDTVEEVLPEGSWAFLTSEFYVVFWSSTLSDLAIPSHSYEAEISRLLKEQGDVMKDRSDMSRAGMAKKEETKKALAATRENLLAEFGKQVGAFSGKKSRLLKRKNLWFSNVKGDLVSDSFLERCLFPRLLLSPSDADFSFRMIKFLHENGTPNFRTLSLYSRLFRSNRLRSMIFTSTVREAENLGRFLRLVLTDLARWHGDQGVYEKEAWGASKNLPGFAKAIDADGSVKGLLEHDGDRGFKNILYSWHQKLNVALRECFDGTEWMHVRNAMTILKSVVDVFPAVNFMGNSFVKQLETIVAREKGAREDLSLAGNAILVQLKKKSKSWVMVQAFGYSLEAPVQANNSPSLDASKQGPASKTTLKPTAPEFKPQSRANSMGASTPKNFTTEVEDGEVDDAKLASAAGNGNVLKEVPSDNSGVKDKASSTPGEGRKSEILLRRERILRENAARASAPNSAPANIPARPDLQRNMPANHNLPNRPDAPIPGRQMMDRHPARNDDRRDMRDPRVTELVRDRTRDRGRDFPPGDRRGMDTPPRDFRNNDRAPNNERERPRPDSNPRWNNESGRDTTDRASSNGYRTPDNGGRLSREAAISPPKASSTSDRGPAINPDRLALVNPDRQELINPERAALISSGNEPSRADSPRRPRDDTRERPSRQNSPPPRRHDSEKDHQHPRRDDRSNRNITIDSLNTSRGRADEVAPPPAGPRGERPADRVSDRVPPQDRSRDNPSFQQPQSLPRPVDPDHGRLNRSQVDPNFGRLNQQPDIPSGPRDRNRGNNRMANAPQGRRDGRSANAPALDIPRPPSPDKQPPTGPSGGRHPRRLGPSQIEPAASAHAAVPTTSAASTPTSGVHPDRLKHLGPQATQPPMQAPPAATAAPSGMHPDRVRSFGGQAPPANITPSHQDSARSRPTAPPLQTQVAPLGPKSQAQNSPISRMNGAPTGPASSNERPPRGARQPNLINNINRMLEETKHPQGQERRGRRQGGQPQTPISGPPTPILPPPPPPPPGPPPAQARDSGRDLINPARADLIGNPAPSSDDRDRGDRGGRGSRNDRSTRSRRTSPSDRNREQKRGGPPEDERSSRSEHRIRGGDRESRDSDRHSRGDPSASRDLLAGGGRGEREHRDRDSSRRDAHGGERDSQRDQHDGNAGGGNWPNAPDSRGADRGGDRRNQRSDRSDRSERDGRGMRDDGGSGRKRRSDQDSMREGGHDKRPRR, translated from the exons ATGGCTCCAGCAGGGAAGCGAAAGAGGAATGATAGAAATTCCGTAGACCAGGGTGAGCCTCGACCTTCACCTCATCGGCCGGGAAATACTTCTTTAGGTCAGCATGAAAGAGAATTTGGGATGCGCGAGGGCGGTAACAGAAGGAGCAGCAGAGGAGGTCAAGGTAATCAAGGCGGGGGTAGAGGACGTAGAAATGATGGTCGCATTTCGAATAATCCAAATAATTCAAGCAATGCGAGCAATCCTAGTAACCTCTCGATAGCTACCAGAGCCACCCCAACACCAGGACCAATGTCTCCACCTGCCAGACCTTCGAGCGCTTCTCACACGACTCCAGCGCAAACTCCAGCGcaaactccaactccaatgAACACGAACGATATGATCAGTCCTAGCTGGAACCCCGACCCTGCTCCTTTCGATTACGTTTTCCTTACCGACGATCAGATGTCTTCATGGACAACAAACGGCCGACAAGAAGTGGTGGAAAAGGGCATCCAAGCTCGTCAGGATGAAGATACAATGGATTTGGCAACTgtatttcaagaattcatCCGTGCAACCCTCGATGGTCGCATTGATGGCGCTGATGCGGGCAATTGCATCAAAGAGATATTGGGACCAGACACATCGCCGGTAGACAACGTCCCTGGCACCCTGGAACCGCAAGCTCTGTTTCTTGACTCTCTATCTATGATGTTTGAATTAGAAGATCTCAAAACACCCAATACTGCGCTTCGCACGTTTGTTTTTTCCACAGGCATATCCGCCATGGTAATGCGACAAAAATTGGATGCCACTCTTTTGTTAAACCTCGGACTCACGAGAGACACCTTTACACGCATGGGAATTCGACAAGCTACTCATCTTCTTTATCGACAGGCAAACTACAATCTTTTGAGAGAGGAGACGGAAGGATATTCGAAATTAGTTACAGAGCTTTTCACAACCAGTGGGAGCGAACCCCCTTCCAGTGAGGTTGTTGAAGATGCCTTTGAGAAAGTGAAAGGCCTGATAGGAACTTTTGATCTCGATGTGGGAAGAGTACTCGATATCACGTTGGATGTATTTGCGGCTGTTCTAATCAAACAATTTCGCTTCTTTATAAAGTTTCTTCGTGTTAGCTCTTGGTGGCCGAGAAGCGGCGAATTCGACAAGATACCTCGATGTGGTGGTCTTCCGCCGTGGGCTTTACCCAGTGCTCCTGGTTGGACTTCAaccgatgaagaagaagaaattgctACGAGTCAACGATTGGAGCGCGATAAACTATTTTGGGATCGGGCTCGTGATGTTGGTATTGAAGCGTTTTTCGAGCTTGGAGGTCGCCAGCCTGTAGATGCAGAGACGAAACAACGACTTCTCGAAGAGGACGATGCAAAGCTTgatgaagattatcaatGGATCAAAGCAACAGGCACTTATCCACCTTCTGGAAATCGAACAGCAGCTCAGTTGCTTGGCTTTAAACTACGTTTTTACGCCTCGGCCGCTCGAGACAATGAAGATGTGCTGCCTGCAAATCTGATTTATTTGACCGCTTTGTTGATCAAGATTGGATTCATCTCCCTCAAGGATCTATACCCACACTTGTGGCCTCTAGACGAAGATATGGAAGCTGTTCGCGATGCTAAAATGAAGGAAAtcgaggagaaagaaaaggctaGTCGTGGAGGCACAATGAATGCATTGATGATGGCTGGGGCTTTGGTAGATGATACTTTACCGAACGGGGGACGAACTCGTGATGTCGCAACCACCAAGTCTGATGCATCTGGCAAACCGACAAGCGAGGTTGATGAAAAAGACAAGCTTAATGAACCCTCGGACCAAAAGGTGCAGCTTCTAACCTGTCTTCTGACGATCGGAGCAATCCCTGAAGCTTTATTCATTCTCGGGCGATTTCCTTGGCTGCCTGAAGCATACCCGGAACTTCTCGATTTGATACATCGTATCTTGAATCATTCTATTCAGCATGTTTTCGATCTAAGTCGACCATCTACTTCAGCAGTACCAGACTGCCCAAGTAAGAAGGTTCTAGATCCGGACCAAACTGGTATGCCCAAGGGCTCAATCCGCTTATTCGCATTGCCTCCCCGAAAACAATTGCGATGGCCTTTTCCAGATAAATTCGACACAAATGACAACAATGCATATAGATTCTACTGGGACGAGTGGGCAGATAATGTACCTGTCTGTCAGACCGTGGATGACATATTCACTCTTTGTGGCTCTTTACTTAATTATTCTGGTGTCAATATTGGTAAAGACGCTAGTTTACTGTCAAAGTTGGCCAGGATTGGCACACAAAGTCTTGCAGAGGATCGTTCAACGCAAAATTTCGACCGATGGCAAGATCTGCTCAAGCGGCTCCTTGTCCCAGCCTTGAGCTTAACTAAAGCGAACACAAGTATCGTCAATGAAGTGTACGGTATGCTTCGCTTTTATCCTCTATCCGTCAGATATTCCATCTATGCAGAGTGGTTTGAGGGCCAGATCTCTCGATTGCCACCAATGAGAGCTGCATTTGCCAAAACCAAATCTGAGACAATTAGTACCATGAAAAGAATTAGTATGACCAATCTTACTGTGATGGCACGAGCTCTAGCCAAAATTGCCTATGCATCACCGGGCATAGTATTTAGTGTTGCTCTGGGCCAGATCGAAGCATACACCAATCTTACGGAAGTTGTTGTGGAGTGTGGCAAGTACTTCACTGACTTAGGATACGACGTTCTCGTTTGGTCGTTATTGAGTTCACTAGGAGGAAAGGACAGGAATCGAAACGATGCCGAATTCGCACTTCTCCCAAGTAGATGGCTTCTAGCATTGTCAAGATTCTCTGGCAAAGTTTTTAGGCGATATTCTATAATGAATCTAATTCCCCTCATTCAGTATGTTAATGATCAACTTCACCGGGGAAATTCAACCGACTTGGTCATTCTTAAAGAGCTCATCTCTCAGATGTCTGGAATTGTGCCTGACACCGACTTTACCGATGCTCAACTCGCTGCCATGACTGGAGGCGAGCTTTTAAGGCGCCAGACATTAATCAACCTCCAAGATAAGCGTTACGAATCTCTGAAGACAGCAAAGCGACTTATGAGAGGCTTGACCGATACAAAGTTGGGTGGTCAACTTTTGCTGTCTATTGCACAGCACAGACAATCGGCCATCTACAATGTCTCGGATGACGAAGCGCCTATCAAACTGTTAGCTACGATGATTGATGACACTCAAATGATTCTTTTCCaatatcttgatcttcttcgcAGCAACCTCTCaattgaagagtttgatgatCTCGTTCCAGGAATTTCCGAGCTTATGAAAGACTTTGGCTTAGACCCAACACTTGCCTTCATGATCGGTCGTCCAAGTATTTCGCATCATGTTAGCAAGTTACTATCTTCAAATGTCAACGGAAATTCGAAGTCTTCACCATCATTAGTGGAATCTATAGCCACAGAGGTAGATGCAGAAGGTGATGTGGGTATGAGCGGCGATGATACAAACCCGGCGGTCAAGGAATCGATAGCAGCGAATGGAACATCTACTCCGCATGACGACGTTCAGATGTCAGATGTAAAGGGAGGAGATTCGCCATCGGAAACAGCAGCAACAGAAACGGATTCGCTTCATGATCTACTACAACCGTATATCGATACTGTCGAGGAAGTCTTGCCTGAAGGCTCTTGGGCATTTCTTACTTCTGAATTCTACGTTGTATTCTGGAGCTCTACATTAAGCGACCTGGCTATTCCTAGTCATAGCTACGAAGCCGAAATCTCCCGTTTGCTAAAAGAACAGGGTGATGTAATGAAGGACCGTTCAGACATGAGCAGGGCTGGAATggcaaaaaaagaagaaactaAAAAGGCTTTGGCAGCAACCAGGGAAAACTTGCTGGCAGAGTTTGGCAAACAAGTCGGGGCTTTCTCAGGGAAGAAGAGCCGTCTGCTAAAACGTAAAAACTTATGGTTTAGCAACGTGAAAGGCGATCTAGTTAGCGACTCCTTTCTTGAGAGATGCTTGTTTCCACGATTGCTGCTTTCTCCTAGCGATGCAGACTTCTCTTTCCGGATGATTAAGTTCTTACACGAGAACGGTACACCAAACTTTCGCACCCTTTCACTATATTCCAGGCTTTTCAGATCGAATCGCTTGCGGTCAATGATCTTTACATCTACGGTTCGTGAGGCGGAGAACTTGGGTCGTTTCTTGAGATTGGTCTTGACGGATCTGGCCCGCTGGCACGGTGACCAGGGAGTATACGAAAAAGAGGCGTGGGGAGCAAGCAAGAATCTTCCAGGTTTTGCTAAGGCTATTGACGCTGATGGGTCCGTAAAGGGCCTTCTTGAGCATGACGGTGATCGTGGTTTTAAAAACATTTTGTACTCGTGGCACCAAAAGTTGAATGTGGCACTGCGTGAATGTTTTGATGGAACGGAATGGATGCATGTTCGAAACGCTATGACTATTCTGAAATCCGTTGTCGATGTGTTCCCAGCGGTCAACTTCATGGGCAACAGTTTTGTGAAGCAGCTTGAGACAATTGTTGCCCGAGAGAAGGGTGCGAGGGAAGATCTTTCTCTTGCTGGTAATGCCATCTTGGTACAACTAAAGAAAAAGTCCAAGTCATGGGTGATGGTTCAAGCCTTTGGTTATAGCCTG GAGGCCCCTGTGCAAGCGAATAACAGCCCCTCACTAGATGCCTCCAAGCAAGGACCTGCTTCCAAAACAACTCTGAAGCCCACAGCTCCTGAGTTCAAACCCCAATCTAGAGCTAA CTCTATGGGAGCCTCTACCCCAAAGAACTTCACCACTGAGGTCGAAGACGGTGAAGTTGATGATGCAAAACTGGCTTCTGCAGCTGGTAATGGCAACGTGTTGAAGGAGGTACCGTCTGATAATTCTGGTGTCAAGGATAAAGCATCGTCGACGCCCGGTGAAGGAAGGAAGTCCGAGATATTACTAAGACGCGAAAGAATCTTGCGTGAAAATGCTGCTCGAGCTTCGGCTCCAAATTCAGCACCTGCTAACATACCAGCAAGACCTGACTTGCAGAGGAACATGCCAGCAAATCATAACCTACCCAATAGGCCTGATGCCCCCATCCCGGGTCGACAAATGATGGATCGTCATCCCGCTAGGAATGACGATAGACGAGACATGAGAGATCCTAGAGTTACAGAGCTGGTCCGGGATAGAACTAGGGATCGCGGCCGTGATTTTCCTCCAGGTGACAGGAGGGGTATGGATACCCCGCCAAGAGATTTCAGAAACAACGATCGTGCACCAAACAATGAACGTGAACGACCCCGACCAGATTCGAATCCGAGGTGGAACAATGAATCAGGAAGAGATACTACAGATCGGGCTTCATCTAATGGGTACCGTACTCCAGATAATGGTGGTCGCTTGTCTCGTGAAGCAGCAATTTCCCCACCGAAAGCATCGTCTACTTCGGATCGTGGCCCAGCAATCAATCCCGATAGATTAGCACTAGTAAACCCAGATAGGCAAGAGTTGATCAATCCTGAACGGGCCGCTCTGATATCAAGTGGTAATGAGCCATCTCGCGCCGATTCCCCTCGTCGACCTAGAGATGACACTAGAGAGCGCCCTTCGAGGCAAAATTCACCACCTCCAAGACGACATGATTCCGAAAAGgatcatcaacatccaaGGCGCGATGACAGATCGAATCGAAACATAACCATAGATTCACTAAATACTTCAAGAGGTCGTGCTGACGAAGttgcaccaccaccagctGGTCCAAGAGGAGAGAGGCCAGCTGATCGAGTGAGCGACCGAGTCCCTCCTCAAGATAGATCAAGGGATAATCCTTCCTTTCAACAACCCCAGTCTCTTCCCCGTCCTGTGGACCCCGATCATGGCAGACTAAATAGATCGCAAGTTGACCCTAACTTCGGTCGCTTGAATCAGCAACCAGATATCCCATCTGGGCCTCGTGACAGAAATCGTGGCAATAATAGGATGGCCAACGCACCGCAGGGACGACGTGATGGAAGGTCGGCCAATGCTCCTGCACTTGACATTCCTCGGCCACCAAGTCCAGATAAACAACCTCCCACAGGTCCTTCTGGTGGACGGCACCCGCGACGATTAGGCCCAAGTCAAATTGAACCAGCGGCGTCTGCACACGCTGCAGTACCTACAACGTCCGCCGCATCGACTCCAACATCAGGAGTACATCCAGATCGATTGAAGCACTTAGGTCCACAAGCCACTCAGCCACCTATGCAGGCACCACCAGCTGCCACTGCTGCTCCTAGCGGTATGCACCCAGATAGAGTAAGGAGCTTTGGCGGTCAAGCACCTCCGGCAAACATCACCCCTTCCCATCAAGATAGCGCGCGTTCAAGGCCAACTGCACCACCTCTTCAAACACAAGTTGCACCCCTCGGCCCCAAATCCCAGGCTCAAAACAGTCCTATTTCTCGAATGAATGGTGCACCAACTGGGCCTGCCTCATCAAATGAACGTCCACCACGCGGTGCAAGACAGCCAAATTTAATCAATAACATCAATCGTATGCTTGAAGAAACCAAGCATCCGCAAGGACAAGAACGTCGTGGAAGACGCCAAGGAGGTCAACCTCAAACTCCAATTTCTGGTCCCCCTACCCCGATTCTCCCgcctccaccacctcctcctccaggTCCGCCTCCCGCACAAGCTAGGGATTCTGGGAGAGACTTGATAAATCCTGCTCGTGCCGATCTAATTGGAAATCCCGCACCAAGCAGTGACGATCGCGATCGTGGTGATCGAGGAGGACGTGGTTCGAGGAATGATCGATCTACTCGTAGTCGTCGCACTTCACCTAGCGATCGGAATAGGGAACAGAAACGTGGTGGCCCTCCGGAAGATGAACGCTCATCAAGGAGTGAACACAGGATCCGCGGAGGCGATAGAGAGTCTAGAGATTCAGACAGACACTCGAGAGGAGATCCTTCTGCTAGCAGAGACTTGTTAGCTGGcggtggaagaggagaaagagagcaTCGCGATAGAGATAGTAGTCGTCGAGATGCGCATGGCGGAGAACGTGATTCTCAACGTGATCAGCATGATGGTAATGCTGGCGGTGGTAACTGGCCAAATGCTCCCGATAGCAGAGGAGCGGATAGGGGAGGAGACCGACGGAACCAACGATCGGATAGATCTGATAGAAGTGAACGTGACGGACGAGGTATGCGGGACGATGGAGGCAGTGgcaggaagagaagaagtgaTCAAGATAGCATGAGGGAAGGTGGTCATGATAAAAGACCAAGGAGATAG